Sequence from the Nerophis ophidion isolate RoL-2023_Sa linkage group LG10, RoL_Noph_v1.0, whole genome shotgun sequence genome:
TTCACCCCCTTTCTCTTCCTCTTCTTCCGAACAATGTTAGCCAACAACTACAACGGCGGCCACATTTGCTCCTACAACAGTAACCGGTGGGCTTTCCTGACTGGTCTTGCCTCTCCATGTCCATCAGTCAGTCCTGTCTGTCGCTTTGTCTGTCCAGCAGCACTTCTTTGTATCTCTCTGCTTATCTTTCCAAGTCCCGTGCCAGGAATAATGCTGACAAACTGTTTTTCAGCTGGTAAAAAAACGGGCCTTTACGGTCCTGTCCCCCACTGGACCCGGCTGTGGTTCCTGAGGAAGCCTTTACCAGAATCCACATGAAACTGTGTTTGGTCTTCTTTGCCTGTGGAGATGATGTGTTGTCCTGAATGTAATTCTCCTCGTTTATCCTCAATGGCAGTCATATTGCATGAATCCATGTCCCCCGTTGTGACTCTTCATCTGTGTCTTCAGCCGTCCACACTCCCGCTCCGGTCTCCGAGTAGACTTCTCATGAGCTTCCACGGCTTTTGTCTTCCAGGTAAGGACGAGGAGTTCCCCAAGAAGCCCTTAGGGCAGCTTCCCGAGCTGGCGCCAGCGGCCATGAACCACGTCGGCAACGGTCAGAGCCACGCCGAGCCAGCCGAGCCTCCGAAGCAGCCCAGTCCGGTACCGGAGCGCCGTCAGGATAGTCGCCCCCCCAGTCGGTTACGGCGGGACTCGCTGGAGAAGTCGATACGCCACCGCAAGGTTGACATGAGGGACGGTCGACTCGGGGGACTCGAAGTGGAGCCACACTCGGCACCAACCCCAGTCCAGCACTTGACCACCGTGGACCGAATGAAGACTCCGAGTCACGCCGTCGCCCACCTCAACTCCAACGCGGTCTCCGGTTCTCACAGAGACATCGCGCCTCGCTGGTTCAAGCCCTCCGAGACTAAGCTCGAAGCCGCCAAAGCAATGGCGGCCCGGCAGGTCCAGCTGAGCCGGGGCGCGTCTCCGGCGCCCTCCGGTCCCGACGACGGCCAACAGCCCTGCCGACGACCACACTCCAAGGACTTTGTTCCTGACGCCAACCGCGGGTCCAACGCCTCGCAGTACGACAATGTACCAGGACTGCCGGAGCAGGAGTTTCAAATCCTGGAGCTGGAGAGACCTCCGTCCAGGATGAGGACTCCTCGCAGCGAGACCCCCTACGGTGTACCGTCCTCTCAGCAGGGTGATCCACTTTACGGATCCAGTGTAGTAACATCTCAGATACCCTCCAACCCTGCTCACCAGCATCCGGTCGGGGTCTACCCCGGGTTCCCTGGAAACCAGAGCCACTACCACTCCCCTCCAGTGCAGCACTTCTCTGGCAGGGCGACGACTGAGGTCCCCATCTTTCACCCGGGCTACAAACACTACGCTCCACCCTCCCGACTCATTTCACCCCCCAACACGAGGACGGGGGAGCAGATGTACGCCACCACCAGGCGACCGCCCGGCAGCCGCTCTCCCGACAGGGCTCCGGTGAACTCTTTCGCCACCTACCGCAGGCATCCGCCGCCCAACAGCGCCCATAACCCTCGGAGAGCCCCCTTGCAGCTGGAGCCCCAAGGGAGCACCACCCCCATCTACCTGCAAAAGCTCACCTCCACCGCACAGGTCCACGTCCCCCTGGACTACAGCTTCCAGGGGCAAACAGGAAGCCAGTATCATCCTGAAGGTAAACCCCAACGGGGCCCCGCACAGTCCCCCGGCGCCGTGCCTCGCTCGCCCAGCTTCCAGGAGGCCCAAATGTCCCCGGTGGAGGCGTTCACCTTCCCCGACAGCGGCGCCGGCCCGCAGCACTACAGGACGCCTTTCCAGGAGCGCCGGCAACAGCTCCCCCAGCTGTTTGGAGGCGCGCACTACAGGCACGCACAGGAGGCGTTCGCCATGCAGGAGTCCATGCTGCTGTGATCCATGTCACTCACACTGTGCTTTTCTTCTACGCACTCCCTGGGCCACACCTTTCTTACCAAGCACTCCGCAGGGAATTACAAGgagaagaagagaaaaaaaaaaaggctgaatatttttgttttatttttggatgTAAATCATTAACAGAGACTAAAGAgtataaatcaggggtgcccattacgtcgatcgcgagctaccagtcgaccgcggggggggtgtcagtcgatctccagccaggctttttaaaaaaaatagacctaaaaatgagtgatcatcaatcttcaccaagacgtcacttaaatgacattcacggtaccggagggtcttgtgagatgacgctggctgctgcaagatcattattatgaaaatatgaccgagaggaaggcgagaaacactttttatttcaacagactctcgcgccgtaccttccgtcaaaactctaaaggccgactgcacatttcctatcttcacaataaaagccctgcttcatgctgcctgcgctaactaaatacagagtctcggaaaactggcgtgcacaagcgatccctcagaaagtttcacttgtgcacgccagctttccgagactcttattttgttagcgcaggcagcatgaagcagggtttttattgtgaagataggaaatgtgcagtcggcctttagagttttgacggaaggtacggcgcgaaagtctgttgaaataaaaagtgtttctcgccttcctctctgtcattttttcataataatgaactggcagcagccagcgtcatctcacaagaccctcgggtgccgtgaatgtcaatcaagcaagctacggaattttccgccaatgtttttcttgtaaagtgtatggaagctggatgaattagatgccaaaaaccaaccactttcatgtggtattgtacagaaaggacaactttttttctcctccatttgaaaatgtgagcgttatcatcattactgtctgattccaatcaatgcgagtcatcagagtcaggtaatacagcaacttatattcttgtctttgtgaaagaaagacatctatatgtgttacacatgcttgtattatcattaaacacatttaacttgtttacaaaaatgtctctttcataaataaataaatataaatgatatatataaatgaggtagatcccctcgagttggtcaattggaaagtagctcgcctgcagaaaaagtgtgggcacccctggtctaaagagaTATCTTTTAGAGTCAGTGTTGTTGTTAATAGTAGCAGAGGGGGGAAACTGACAGGCCATCtttatttttgtatcttcctCGGTGAACTTTTATTTCCGTGGGAAAAGATGCGAAAAGAGCAGCGACGATTGTGATTGACATTTTCAGGCTTGGAATTCTGGTTCAGTTTCGGCGATGTTTCTCATCGCCGACTTACTGAAGTGCAATCttcttgttttttgggggggttttttaCACACTGTAAGTACTGTATCAGGAGGTCCTTGTTTTTTATGTTCTGAGAGGCCAAGAACACCGATGGGATTCGTGAGGGCTAACACTGTTTTTACTTTGATccttgatgacatcttttaaaatgttttgaagTGTTTGTTAGCAGTGGTTACATAGGCCGAGATGCACCGGTTGCAGTGAGTTTGCTTTCATTCATTACGTCTCAACACTGTCAtgtgcgcacgcacacacacacacacacacacacacacacacacacacacatacacgctaCATAGCCACAAATGTGTCGGTACACATTTTAGCGTTAAATAAATCCATCACATCCCTTCTTATTTCTACGTTGCTGCATTCCTACAGTGCTCTCatactgtaaagcaggggtcagcaacctttttgaaagcaagagctacttcttggctactgattaatgccaagggctcccagtttgatacacacttcaataaattgctagaaatagccaattttctcaatttaactctgttattattaataattaatgacatTTATCTTGGTGGAAACACTTATCCtcctaatgatttctcacaataaatatttatagaaacagataaataaata
This genomic interval carries:
- the usp6nl gene encoding USP6 N-terminal-like protein, which produces MRPGAPAHSEGPREVCERASDSEQDAAVKLDQERADIVAKYDKGKEATVEPWEDTNFHLYKVIDRFGFLHEQELPSYDSAEEKHKHTELERTNKWLKMLKSWDKYKNSEKLVRRIYKGIPLQLRGEVWCLLLDIPKMKEEKKDFYEKLKARAKGTSPDIRQIDLDVNRTYRDHIMFRNRYDVKQQALFHVLTAYSMYNMEVGYCQGMSQITALLLIYMNEEDAFWALVKLLSGHKHAMHGFFIPGFPKLMRFQEHHDRIMKKMMPKLKHHLDNQEVLTSLYTMKWFFQCFLDRTPFTLTLRIWDIYILEGERLLPAMSYTVLRLHKKNLMKMSMEELVDFLQVSLSKNFLFEDDFVIEQLQASMVELRRVKLELPAPGKDEEFPKKPLGQLPELAPAAMNHVGNGQSHAEPAEPPKQPSPVPERRQDSRPPSRLRRDSLEKSIRHRKVDMRDGRLGGLEVEPHSAPTPVQHLTTVDRMKTPSHAVAHLNSNAVSGSHRDIAPRWFKPSETKLEAAKAMAARQVQLSRGASPAPSGPDDGQQPCRRPHSKDFVPDANRGSNASQYDNVPGLPEQEFQILELERPPSRMRTPRSETPYGVPSSQQGDPLYGSSVVTSQIPSNPAHQHPVGVYPGFPGNQSHYHSPPVQHFSGRATTEVPIFHPGYKHYAPPSRLISPPNTRTGEQMYATTRRPPGSRSPDRAPVNSFATYRRHPPPNSAHNPRRAPLQLEPQGSTTPIYLQKLTSTAQVHVPLDYSFQGQTGSQYHPEGKPQRGPAQSPGAVPRSPSFQEAQMSPVEAFTFPDSGAGPQHYRTPFQERRQQLPQLFGGAHYRHAQEAFAMQESMLL